The Hoplias malabaricus isolate fHopMal1 chromosome 9, fHopMal1.hap1, whole genome shotgun sequence genome contains a region encoding:
- the leap2 gene encoding liver-expressed antimicrobial peptide 2, whose product MQEQRHFSRKVVVVWCLVLSVLVQQVHSKPLPELHDSLNTVQEALRSLRRSARMTPLWRIMGTKPLGAYCQNNYECSTGICSRGHCVSSQPTKKS is encoded by the exons ATGCAGGAGCAAAGACATTTCAGCAGAAAAGTTGTGGTTGTTTGGTGCCTGGTGCTCAGTGTGCTTGTCCAGCAg GTGCATTCAAAACCTCTTCCAGAGTTGCATGACAGCTTGAACACTGTGCAGGAAGCTCTGAGGTCACTCAGGAGGTCAGCTCGCATGACACCCCTCTGGAGGATCATGGGCACTAAACCACTTGGGGCCTACTGCCAAAACAACTACGAGTGTTCCACAGGAATATGCAG TCGTGGCCACTGTGTCTCCAGCCAACCGACAAAGAAGTCTTAA